One segment of Passer domesticus isolate bPasDom1 unplaced genomic scaffold, bPasDom1.hap1 HAP1_SCAFFOLD_307, whole genome shotgun sequence DNA contains the following:
- the LOC135292355 gene encoding RNA polymerase II elongation factor ELL2-like: MPTNPAKFFQRLSRTVSQRPIRDRVANLDANENSFSLKEHFFKDIQEDWPGYTERDRQTLDVTLSRKPTPSQNATSTSQSPSLGPSEGDTPLRTAQKRPLASDFLSPVMGKKQRIDQEPSDVQPAAGGHSPSFLDLPSTSCSTFNPSPIVRLISTSTPEEQQKNKFQTHSGFPVSARVQGKTPKSKGEEAEVRGAQQNNPGPVPEKKRMVPVRLADIDWSGCAAVYGRPYRDRVIHLLALRDYKEPELLARLQRDGVRPKDKDSLGKILQQVANLNAKENSFSLKEHLIQTLQTDWPGYSKIERKSLKLILSRKSAPSQNPTSSSQATSPRPSETDVPARPAQVFCAFLTFCTVYYILADLLVM, from the exons ATGCCCACGAACCCTGCCAAATTCTTCCAGAGACTTTCCAGGACTGTTTCACAACGACCCATCAGAGACAGG GTAGCCAACCTGGATGCAAATGAGAATTCTTTCAGCCTGAAGGAACATTTCTTTAAAGACATCCAGGAAGATTGGCCTGGCTACACTGAAAGAGATAGACAGACATTGGATGTGACCCTTTCTCG AAAACCAACTCCATCTCAAAatgccaccagcaccagccagtcaccatctctgggACCTTCTGAAGGAGATACTCCACTCAGAActgctcag AAACGGCCTCTGGCTTCTGACTTTCTCAGTCCTGTGATGGGCAAGAAGCAGAGGATTGACCAAGAGCCCAGTGAtgtccagccagcagctggtggccactCTCCTTCTTTCTTGGACCTGCCTTCCACATCCTGTTCAACTTTCAACCCATCTCCAATTGTCAGATTGATTTCAACTTCCACCCCGGAAGAACAACAGAAGAATAAGTTTCAGACACATTCTGGATTCCCAGTGTCTGCCAGGGTGCAGGGGAAGACTCCCAAGTCCAAGG GAGAAGAAGCAGAGGTCAGAGGAGCCCAACAGAACAATCCAGGTCCTGTGCCTGAGAAGAAGAGGATGGTGCCTGTGAGACTTGCAGACATCGACTGGAGCGGCTGCGCTGCTGTTTACGGCCGACCCTACAGGGACAGGGTGATTCATCTGCTTGCTCTGAGGGATTACAAGGAGCCAGAGTTACTTGCTCGGCTGCAGAGAGATGGAGTCAGGCCAAAGGACAAGGACTCCCTTGGAAAGATCCTTCAGCAG GTAGCCAACCTGAATGCAAAGGAGAATTCCTTCAGTCTGAAGGAACATCTAATTCAAACCCTTCAGACTGATTGGCCTGGCTACAGTAAAATCGAAAGAAAGAGTTTGAAGTTAATACTTTCTAG AAAATCAGCTCCATCTCAGaaccccaccagcagcagccaagcaacatctccaaggccttctgagACAGATGTTCCAGCAAGACctgctcaggtattttgtgcatttttaacaTTCTGCACTGTGTATTACATTTTAGCAGACTTGCTGGTGATGTAA